The genomic segment TTCCATGATGTTTACGCCGCGCTGACCCAGAGCAGGACCAACGGGGGGACTTGGGTTGGCCTGACCGGCAGCAACCTGAAGCTTGATATACGCTTCAATCTTCTTTGCCATGATAGTTCTCCTATGGGTTCAAACGCCTTTCGGCTCCCCGGTGATGACGCCTGCACTCTGCAGACACAAAAAGCCCGCTACGCCGTGGCGAGCGAGCTCTAATTTTCTAAGCCTGCTGTCAGTCTTTCTCGACCTGACCAAACTCCAGCTCTACCGGAGTCGAACGACCAAAGATCAGTACAGCAACCTTGACACGACTCTTGTCGTAATCCACTTCTTCGACCACACCATTAAAGTCGGCGAAGGGCCCTTCGATAACCCGAACAACCTCACCCGGCTCAAACAAAGTCTTGGGCTTAGGCTTATCTGCACCACTCTCTACGCGGCGCAGAATGGCTTCGGCTTCCCGCTCGGTGATCGGTGCTGGCTTTTCTTTGGTACCACCAATGAAGCCAAGCACACGCGGGGTATCTTTAACCAAGTGCCAAGACTCGTCATCCAGTTCCATCTGAACCAGAACATAGCCGGGGTAAAACTTGCGTTCGCTCTTGCGCTTTTTCCCGTCGCGCATCTCGACAACTTCCTCGGTCGGAACCAGGATGTCGCCAAACTTGTCTTCCATGCTTTCCAGAGCAACTCGCTCCTTAAGAGCGCGCATTACCTGCTTCTCAAAGCCAGAATACGCATGAACGACGTACCAGCGCTTAGCCATTGACACTCCTGTTAACCGATAAAGCCGGCGACAAGCCAACTGATCAGCGAGTCCATACCCCACAAAATCAACGAGACAACCAGCACAAACACCACAACAATAACGGTCGTCTGCACCAGCTCAGGTCTT from the Marinobacter sp. MDS2 genome contains:
- the nusG gene encoding transcription termination/antitermination protein NusG, which gives rise to MAKRWYVVHAYSGFEKQVMRALKERVALESMEDKFGDILVPTEEVVEMRDGKKRKSERKFYPGYVLVQMELDDESWHLVKDTPRVLGFIGGTKEKPAPITEREAEAILRRVESGADKPKPKTLFEPGEVVRVIEGPFADFNGVVEEVDYDKSRVKVAVLIFGRSTPVELEFGQVEKD